From the genome of Naumannella halotolerans, one region includes:
- a CDS encoding LOG family protein yields MKHNRGQLIDVDSVDEFDRRLSAHPDAAATSTGPADDPTTSPGRVDDPTTSPGRVDDPTTSTLTGWRIHGLDLRERTETVLGCRVSGSLFLGCTFAPGVEQLITDRGGLIFPTVPETPVTVDRQNLYTAGELYGDGAYPVSLDARTYAWSQQPPTEETALAERLHDHSVSVALEEWVRGRRIAGVMGGHAVHRGTPPYAQAALLGQLATVATGGGPGAMEAANLGSRLAVHDRQVLDSALRTVAEVPSFAPDIGAWSAAAFEVIGRFAEPVESLGIPTWHYGHEPPNPFPTAIAKFFGNPVREAVLLEICNAGIVFLPGAAGTVQEIFADACENYYAHPSALAPMILVDTHHWTEVLPVWPLLRALAADRAMQDRIHLVDTVEEAAELIIG; encoded by the coding sequence GTGAAGCACAATCGTGGACAGCTGATCGACGTCGACAGCGTGGACGAGTTCGACCGACGGCTGTCAGCACACCCCGACGCCGCAGCGACCTCGACGGGGCCGGCCGATGACCCGACGACCTCACCGGGGCGGGTCGATGACCCGACGACCTCACCGGGGCGGGTCGATGACCCGACGACCTCCACCCTGACCGGTTGGCGGATCCATGGCCTGGACCTGCGCGAGCGTACCGAGACGGTGCTCGGCTGCCGGGTGTCCGGGTCACTCTTCCTGGGCTGCACCTTCGCTCCGGGAGTGGAACAGCTGATCACCGACCGTGGCGGTTTGATCTTCCCCACCGTGCCGGAGACTCCGGTGACGGTGGACCGCCAGAACCTCTACACCGCCGGCGAACTGTACGGCGACGGCGCCTACCCGGTCAGCCTCGATGCCCGTACCTATGCCTGGTCCCAGCAACCACCGACCGAGGAGACGGCCTTGGCCGAGCGGTTGCACGACCACAGCGTCTCGGTGGCGCTGGAGGAATGGGTACGGGGCCGCCGGATCGCCGGGGTGATGGGTGGCCACGCCGTGCACCGGGGAACCCCGCCGTATGCCCAAGCGGCCCTGCTCGGGCAATTGGCGACCGTCGCCACCGGCGGTGGACCGGGGGCGATGGAGGCGGCCAACCTGGGTTCCCGATTGGCCGTCCACGATCGACAGGTCCTCGATTCGGCGCTGCGGACCGTGGCGGAAGTTCCCAGCTTCGCCCCCGACATCGGCGCCTGGTCGGCCGCCGCCTTCGAGGTGATCGGCCGTTTCGCCGAGCCGGTCGAATCACTCGGCATCCCCACCTGGCACTACGGCCACGAACCGCCCAACCCGTTTCCCACCGCGATCGCCAAGTTCTTCGGCAATCCGGTCCGCGAAGCGGTGCTGCTGGAGATCTGCAATGCCGGCATCGTCTTCCTCCCCGGGGCTGCCGGAACCGTCCAGGAGATCTTCGCCGACGCCTGTGAGAACTACTACGCCCATCCCTCGGCCCTGGCGCCGATGATCTTGGTCGACACCCATCACTGGACCGAGGTGCTGCCCGTCTGGCCGCTGCTGCGGGCCCTGGCCGCGGACCGGGCGATGCAGGACCGGATCCATCTGGTCGACACCGTCGAGGAGGCCGCCGAGTTGATCATCGGCTGA
- a CDS encoding TrmH family RNA methyltransferase, whose product MPRISITEPDDPRLADYVSLRDTSLRRHLESTHGLFIAEGEKVIRRAVEAGYRPRSLLLAERWPDSLSDVIERHPDVPVMVVTEELAEQVTGFHVHRGALASLHREIRHGVDDLLQCRRLVVIEDVVDHTNVGAILRTAAALGWDGVLLAPRAADPLYRRSIKVAMGAVFSLPWARLEDWANAPDLLRDNGFTTLALALDSDSITLDEAVVEHGNDERLAIMVGTEGAGLSRRWIDGANRVVRIPMAAGIDSLNVGAATAVACWALNRPHSDAG is encoded by the coding sequence GTGCCCAGGATCTCCATCACCGAGCCCGACGACCCGAGACTGGCCGATTACGTCTCGCTGCGCGACACCTCGCTGCGGCGGCACCTGGAGAGCACCCACGGGTTGTTCATCGCCGAGGGGGAGAAGGTCATCCGCCGCGCGGTGGAGGCGGGATACCGACCCCGGAGCCTGTTGCTGGCCGAACGATGGCCGGATTCCCTGTCCGATGTGATCGAACGGCACCCCGACGTACCGGTGATGGTCGTCACCGAGGAACTGGCCGAACAGGTGACCGGGTTCCATGTGCACCGGGGGGCGCTGGCTTCGCTGCACCGGGAGATCCGGCACGGCGTCGACGATCTTCTGCAATGCCGCCGACTGGTGGTGATCGAGGATGTGGTCGATCACACGAACGTCGGCGCGATCCTGCGCACCGCGGCCGCCCTGGGCTGGGACGGCGTGCTGCTGGCTCCGAGGGCTGCCGACCCGCTGTACCGGCGTTCGATCAAGGTGGCGATGGGTGCGGTCTTCAGCCTTCCGTGGGCACGGCTGGAGGACTGGGCGAATGCCCCGGATCTGCTGCGGGACAACGGATTCACGACCTTGGCGTTGGCGCTGGACAGCGATTCGATCACCTTGGACGAGGCGGTCGTCGAGCACGGCAACGACGAGCGGCTGGCGATCATGGTCGGCACCGAGGGGGCAGGGCTGTCGCGACGCTGGATCGACGGCGCGAACCGAGTGGTCAGGATCCCGATGGCTGCCGGCATCGATTCGCTGAATGTGGGCGCGGCAACGGCCGTCGCCTGCTGGGCCCTGAACCGACCGCACAGCGACGCCGGCTGA
- the def gene encoding peptide deformylase — translation MTTTSDLTTGGRVRPITRWGSPVMHTPTEPVTVFDDALRELARDMFATMEAAAGVGLAATQVGVGISMFVFDCPDADDERHVGVVCNPVVELPSGKERRLEVADEGCLSLPGAYAELARPDHAICRGQDAYGNDVEIVGTGLLARCLQHETDHLNGIVFGDRLRGKLRKGLYAAHEETADRYPADWPVQDREPVEGS, via the coding sequence ATGACGACCACGTCGGACCTGACCACCGGCGGGCGGGTACGCCCGATCACCCGCTGGGGTTCGCCGGTGATGCACACCCCGACCGAACCGGTCACCGTCTTCGACGACGCATTGCGGGAACTGGCCCGCGACATGTTCGCCACCATGGAGGCTGCCGCCGGTGTCGGTCTGGCAGCGACCCAGGTCGGCGTCGGCATCTCCATGTTCGTCTTCGACTGTCCCGACGCCGACGACGAGCGCCATGTCGGTGTGGTCTGCAATCCGGTGGTGGAACTGCCCTCGGGCAAGGAACGCCGCCTGGAGGTCGCCGACGAGGGCTGTCTCTCCCTGCCCGGCGCCTACGCCGAACTGGCCCGACCCGATCATGCGATCTGTCGCGGACAGGACGCGTACGGCAACGATGTGGAGATCGTCGGCACCGGACTGCTCGCCCGCTGTCTGCAGCACGAGACCGACCACCTCAACGGGATCGTCTTCGGCGATCGCCTGCGCGGAAAGCTCCGCAAGGGCCTCTACGCCGCCCATGAGGAGACCGCGGACCGCTACCCCGCCGACTGGCCGGTGCAGGACCGGGAGCCGGTCGAGGGTTCCTGA
- a CDS encoding lactonase family protein translates to MTLGETTIVVGSYSGSDDARGLTAFRIEPGRSTVDVMEFPALAADSPSFLVGHPNRRWFYAVTENTESEIIFFGLERDSLRRIQSVPTTAAGACHVAITSDGNHLVVAHYVDGLVTSHRIGPNGAPGPVLDVHRFSGSGPDPERQSMAHAHQVVPFGPELLVADLGTDRIHRLTLDRSGRFVVPGSPIQLPAGSGPRHLVVDSGDRLLVACELTAQVLLLRHDGKEWQVKDAVRTSISDRPCQPSAIRLRADDVFVANRGPDTFSVLDLDRDDDTLTLLTEVPAGGRWPRDLVVRDEQVWVACQRSHLISVFRDVGELDQELGGVDEDLEWRLDFQIETPSPACLVVQPTD, encoded by the coding sequence ATGACCTTGGGTGAGACGACCATCGTCGTGGGTAGCTACAGCGGCTCCGACGATGCTCGCGGACTGACGGCGTTTCGGATCGAGCCCGGGCGTTCGACCGTCGACGTGATGGAATTCCCCGCGTTGGCTGCCGATTCACCGTCGTTCCTGGTCGGGCACCCCAACCGCCGGTGGTTCTACGCCGTCACCGAGAACACCGAATCCGAGATCATCTTCTTCGGTCTCGAGCGGGATTCCCTGCGCCGGATCCAGTCGGTTCCCACCACGGCGGCCGGTGCCTGTCATGTGGCGATCACCTCCGATGGCAACCACCTGGTGGTGGCCCACTACGTCGACGGCCTGGTCACCAGCCACCGGATCGGACCCAATGGGGCACCCGGGCCGGTGCTGGACGTGCACCGTTTCTCCGGATCCGGTCCCGACCCCGAACGCCAGTCGATGGCCCACGCCCATCAGGTCGTCCCGTTCGGCCCCGAACTGCTCGTGGCCGACCTGGGCACCGACCGGATCCACCGCCTGACCCTGGACCGGAGCGGCAGGTTCGTCGTCCCCGGGTCACCGATCCAGCTTCCGGCGGGTTCGGGTCCACGCCACCTGGTGGTCGATTCCGGGGATCGGTTGCTGGTCGCCTGTGAACTCACCGCCCAGGTGCTGCTACTGCGCCACGACGGCAAGGAATGGCAGGTCAAGGACGCGGTGCGGACCTCCATCAGCGACCGCCCCTGTCAGCCCTCGGCGATCCGCTTGCGGGCCGACGACGTGTTCGTCGCCAATCGCGGACCCGACACCTTCTCGGTACTCGATCTGGACCGCGACGACGACACCTTGACCCTGCTCACCGAGGTTCCCGCCGGCGGCCGTTGGCCGCGCGATCTGGTGGTACGCGACGAACAGGTGTGGGTGGCCTGCCAGCGGTCGCACCTGATCTCGGTCTTCCGCGACGTGGGTGAACTCGACCAGGAACTGGGTGGGGTGGACGAGGACCTGGAGTGGCGTCTGGACTTCCAGATCGAGACTCCGAGCCCGGCCTGCCTGGTCGTCCAGCCGACCGACTGA
- a CDS encoding tyrosine recombinase XerC — protein sequence MRNAQSVDEGAEGPRATESGSAAAGRTRLLAAYERHLQAERNLSAHTVRAYLGDAASVLDHLDRLGERLQDAGLRSLRSWLARQQSTGAARSTLQRRAASVRTFFRWLVTTGELAASPAEALRSPKQQRRLPATLDRARADQLMQAAAGHAGDGPSGLRNSAILELLYAGGLRVSELCGLDLTDLDAERGTVRVFGKGAKERTVPIGRPAQDAVARWVAVRPRLAAADAGQALFLGDRGARIDPRVVRRIVHRMLLEVPGAPDLGPHGLRHAMATHLLEGGADLRSVQEMLGHSSLATTQIYTHVTNERLRSAFEQAHPRA from the coding sequence ATGCGGAATGCTCAGTCCGTGGACGAGGGGGCCGAAGGCCCCAGGGCCACCGAATCGGGATCGGCTGCGGCCGGCCGTACCCGGTTGTTGGCGGCCTACGAGCGTCACCTGCAGGCCGAGCGGAACCTGTCGGCGCACACGGTGCGTGCCTATCTCGGTGACGCCGCCTCGGTGCTCGACCACCTGGATCGCCTCGGGGAGAGGCTGCAGGACGCCGGTCTCCGATCCCTGCGCAGTTGGCTCGCGCGGCAGCAGTCGACGGGGGCGGCACGGTCGACCCTGCAACGGCGGGCGGCCTCGGTACGGACGTTCTTCCGCTGGCTGGTGACCACCGGTGAACTGGCGGCGAGCCCGGCCGAGGCCCTGCGCTCACCGAAGCAACAGCGCCGGCTGCCGGCCACCTTGGACCGGGCCCGGGCGGACCAACTGATGCAGGCCGCCGCCGGCCATGCAGGAGACGGGCCGTCGGGTCTGCGCAATTCGGCAATCCTGGAGCTGCTTTATGCCGGCGGGCTGCGAGTGAGCGAGTTGTGCGGTCTGGACCTGACCGACCTGGACGCCGAGCGGGGAACGGTGCGGGTCTTCGGCAAGGGCGCCAAGGAACGGACGGTGCCGATCGGCCGGCCGGCGCAGGACGCGGTCGCCCGCTGGGTGGCCGTCCGGCCGCGGCTGGCCGCGGCCGACGCCGGACAGGCCCTGTTCCTCGGCGACCGGGGGGCGCGGATCGATCCGCGGGTCGTCCGGCGGATCGTCCACCGGATGTTGCTCGAGGTGCCGGGCGCACCCGATCTCGGCCCGCACGGGTTGCGGCACGCCATGGCCACGCATCTGCTGGAGGGCGGCGCCGACCTGCGCAGTGTGCAGGAGATGCTCGGGCACAGCTCCTTGGCCACCACGCAGATCTACACCCACGTCACGAACGAGCGCCTGCGCAGCGCCTTCGAGCAGGCACATCCGCGGGCCTGA
- a CDS encoding M23 family metallopeptidase, producing the protein MNTCALRGESTGDLSTIGRRRLRRLRSAALVAVLVVLCGAGGLPPGVWPLEGPVVRDYDAPDPDWLPGHRGVDLGTEPGAPVVAAAAGTVTHVGPIAGRGVVVVDHGSVRTTYEPVDPTVTSGTVVAAGDRIGTVTAGHPGCPVAACLHWGLREQERYRDPRDLLGGAEGQVRMVAGDSREAVEQAASNRPAPTDGGLGSPSPPGPHGFSQPVPGSITSPFGMRVHPVTGVYKLHDGTDWGAACGTPIRAPYAGTVTSVGSSGAWGNRLILDHGTVDGRSVRTSYNHASGFTVPAGSRVEAGQVIGRVGSTGYSTGCHLHLQLWLDGGIVDPMSWF; encoded by the coding sequence ATGAACACCTGCGCGCTGCGTGGCGAGTCGACCGGCGATCTCTCGACGATCGGGCGGCGACGGCTGCGACGGCTCCGGTCGGCCGCGCTGGTGGCCGTGCTCGTCGTTCTCTGCGGCGCCGGCGGTCTGCCGCCGGGGGTGTGGCCGCTGGAGGGTCCGGTGGTGCGCGACTACGACGCCCCCGACCCCGACTGGTTGCCCGGCCACCGCGGTGTCGACCTGGGCACCGAGCCGGGCGCCCCGGTGGTCGCCGCCGCAGCCGGCACCGTCACCCACGTCGGTCCGATCGCCGGGCGGGGTGTGGTGGTGGTCGACCACGGTTCGGTGCGGACCACCTACGAACCGGTCGACCCGACCGTCACCAGCGGCACGGTCGTCGCGGCCGGTGACCGGATCGGGACGGTGACGGCCGGCCATCCGGGATGCCCTGTCGCCGCCTGTCTGCACTGGGGCCTGCGGGAGCAGGAGCGCTATCGCGACCCGAGGGATCTGCTGGGCGGCGCCGAGGGTCAGGTGCGCATGGTCGCCGGTGACAGCCGAGAGGCAGTCGAGCAGGCCGCGAGCAACCGTCCCGCGCCGACCGACGGCGGGCTCGGCTCCCCCAGCCCGCCGGGTCCGCACGGTTTCAGCCAGCCCGTTCCGGGATCGATCACCTCCCCCTTCGGTATGCGGGTGCACCCGGTCACCGGGGTCTACAAACTGCACGACGGCACCGACTGGGGCGCGGCCTGCGGGACCCCGATCCGCGCGCCGTACGCGGGTACGGTGACCAGCGTCGGGTCCAGCGGCGCCTGGGGCAATCGGCTGATTCTCGACCACGGAACCGTCGACGGTCGCAGCGTGCGTACCTCCTACAACCACGCCAGCGGCTTCACCGTCCCTGCCGGATCACGGGTGGAGGCCGGACAGGTCATCGGCCGGGTCGGCTCGACCGGCTACTCGACCGGTTGTCACCTGCACCTGCAACTGTGGCTGGACGGTGGCATCGTCGACCCGATGAGTTGGTTCTGA
- the rpsB gene encoding 30S ribosomal protein S2, which translates to MAVVTARQLLESGVHFGHQTRRWNPKMKRFIFTERNGIYIIDLQQSLTYIDRAYAFVKDTVAKGGQVLFVGTKKQAQEAIAEQATRVGMPYVNQRWLGGMLTNFHTVIKRIQRLKELEGMDLETGGDTGLTKKELLGLKRERDKLDKTLGGIRDMPRTPQAVWIVDTKKEHLAVDEARKLRIPVIAILDTNCDPDEVDYAIPGNDDAIRSVALLTRVLADAVADGLLARSGGNAGAEESEPMAEWERELLAGQGTDGAPAADASGATPALDDPDAQKLAEATEENPASNGPVSDESVDVTAPAEPTPSETN; encoded by the coding sequence ATGGCCGTCGTCACCGCACGCCAGCTGCTCGAGAGCGGCGTCCACTTCGGGCACCAGACCCGTCGCTGGAACCCGAAGATGAAGCGCTTCATCTTCACCGAGCGCAATGGCATCTACATCATCGACCTGCAGCAGTCGCTGACCTACATCGACCGCGCCTACGCCTTCGTCAAGGACACCGTCGCCAAGGGCGGCCAGGTGCTCTTCGTCGGCACCAAGAAGCAGGCCCAGGAAGCGATCGCCGAGCAGGCCACCCGGGTGGGCATGCCGTACGTCAACCAGCGCTGGCTCGGTGGCATGTTGACCAACTTCCACACCGTGATCAAGCGGATCCAGCGGTTGAAGGAACTCGAGGGCATGGACCTCGAGACCGGTGGTGACACCGGCCTGACCAAGAAGGAACTGCTGGGCCTGAAGCGCGAGCGGGACAAGCTCGACAAGACCCTGGGTGGCATCCGGGACATGCCCCGCACCCCGCAGGCGGTCTGGATCGTCGACACCAAGAAGGAGCATCTGGCCGTCGACGAGGCGCGCAAGCTGCGAATCCCGGTGATCGCGATCCTCGACACCAACTGTGACCCCGATGAGGTCGACTACGCCATCCCCGGCAACGACGATGCGATTCGTTCGGTCGCGCTGCTGACCCGGGTGCTCGCCGACGCCGTCGCCGACGGTCTGCTCGCCCGCTCCGGTGGCAACGCCGGTGCCGAGGAGTCCGAGCCGATGGCGGAGTGGGAGCGCGAGCTCCTCGCCGGCCAGGGCACCGATGGTGCTCCGGCCGCCGATGCCTCCGGAGCCACCCCGGCCCTGGACGATCCGGATGCGCAGAAGCTGGCCGAGGCCACCGAGGAGAACCCGGCTTCCAATGGCCCGGTCTCCGACGAGAGCGTGGACGTCACCGCGCCGGCCGAGCCGACCCCGTCCGAGACCAACTGA
- the tsf gene encoding translation elongation factor Ts: protein MAVTAAEVKKLRDATGAGMMDAKKALTEADGDYDKAVDLLRVAGQAKAAKRGAEREASNGLVANSGNALIQLGAETDFVAKNAEFMDLADQIAKVADSAQTDSVEALNAAELNGGTVAEAIQQLAAKIGEKLELTNAAWFGGTTEVYLHRRASDLPPQVGVLVEYTGENATAVRGVALQIAAMKPTYLTRDEVPAEIVENEKKVAEAAAREQGKPEQAISRIVEGKLTGYYKEHVLLDQPSVSDDKSSVGKQLEAAGVTVSRFVRFEAGA from the coding sequence ATGGCAGTCACTGCTGCTGAAGTGAAGAAACTCCGCGACGCCACCGGCGCCGGAATGATGGATGCCAAGAAGGCCCTGACCGAGGCCGACGGCGACTACGACAAGGCCGTGGACCTGTTGCGCGTCGCCGGTCAGGCCAAGGCCGCCAAGCGCGGTGCGGAGCGTGAGGCCAGCAACGGGTTGGTCGCGAACTCAGGCAATGCGCTGATCCAGCTCGGTGCCGAGACCGACTTCGTCGCCAAGAACGCCGAGTTCATGGACCTGGCCGATCAGATCGCCAAGGTCGCCGACAGCGCCCAGACCGATTCGGTCGAGGCACTGAATGCCGCGGAGCTCAACGGAGGCACCGTTGCCGAGGCCATCCAGCAGCTTGCCGCCAAGATCGGCGAGAAGCTGGAGCTGACCAACGCTGCCTGGTTCGGTGGCACCACCGAGGTGTACCTGCACCGTCGTGCCTCCGACCTGCCGCCGCAGGTCGGCGTGCTGGTCGAGTACACCGGCGAAAACGCCACCGCCGTTCGCGGGGTCGCCCTGCAGATCGCGGCCATGAAGCCGACCTACCTCACCCGTGACGAGGTCCCGGCCGAGATCGTGGAGAACGAGAAGAAGGTCGCCGAGGCCGCCGCCCGGGAGCAGGGCAAGCCGGAGCAGGCGATCAGCCGGATCGTCGAGGGCAAGCTCACCGGCTACTACAAGGAGCACGTACTGCTGGACCAGCCGTCGGTCTCCGACGACAAGTCCTCGGTCGGCAAGCAGCTGGAGGCTGCCGGTGTGACCGTGTCGCGGTTCGTCCGCTTCGAGGCCGGAGCCTGA